The following proteins are co-located in the Salvelinus namaycush isolate Seneca chromosome 33, SaNama_1.0, whole genome shotgun sequence genome:
- the LOC120028022 gene encoding collectin-12-like yields the protein MKDDFADEEEVQSFGYKRFGIQEGTQCTKCKNEWALKISIALLYVLCTLLTIAVAVLGYKVVQKVDNVSEGIESYGGKIIAVETDLKKLDDQTGEKSENTTTEIQAFKNNIWALQRQLSEVAERSSSNRAALGRLQDAGQDMQGSQGSIQGLLDANTAMLRSVNGTLRAYGGTMEGLQDDTARLQTELQEQVRQQSQAKFSIGNLNLTQAQQRGLILALQRSVDDTSQAIQKIRNDFQSIEQTARQTKSDADWLREKVQNLQVLASNASVLAKANNDILEDVGSQLASLSGQLQNTSSLAENHDQTLREIMDQQRDHDNLTSSKFDQLEIRLDESEGSIDRVTGNISFTTQLLGAINLNLNELRTCAETVGRHSDYLADLNSTVLDVRSDTTTLRSQQDDLAARLDKEVTSLSIVMEEMKLVDSKHSQLITNFTILQGPPGPRGPRGDKGPQGAAGQAGQKGEKGDKGGPGVQGLRGEKGSPGPLGLTGSRGQQGSRGNPGSKGSRGSGGRAGPPGAKGEPGTAGLLGRDGQPGPQGPQGPPGDLGQVGPAGVQGPRGAMGPVGAPGPPGLPGHPARPAAVAAVPLAYVSLKSDFPAPTVLAPGCPHEWVGFRDKCYHFSRELHNFDDAKKSCDAQTASMVIINDIAEQKWLQKQTSGKGYFWMGLTDREKENVWHWLDGTEPAFTKWKPGQPDNWSHGHERGEDCAGLIHEGLWNDFFCEDLISYICEKAMESSKTPGL from the exons TGGTGCAAAAGGTTGACAATGTGTCCGAAGGTATTGAGAGCTATGGAGGGAAGATCATTGCTGTGGAAACAGACTTGAAAAAGCTAG ATGACCAGACTGGCGAGAAGTCGGAGAACACCACCACAGAAATCCAGGCCTTTAAGAACAACATCTGGGCTCTGCAGAGGCAGCTGTCCGAGGTGGCTGAAAGGAGCAGTAGTAACCGGGCAGCCCTGGGTCGTCTGCAGGATGCTGGCCAGGACATGCAAGGCAGCCAGGGCTCCATCCAGGGTCTGCTGGATGCCAACACAGCCATGCTGAGGTCCGTCAACGGCACCTTGCGGGCCTACGGCGGCACCATGGAGGGTCTTCAGGACGACACGGCTCGGCTGCAGACGGAGCTTCAGGAGCAGGTTCGGCAGCAGAGCCAGGCCAAGTTCAGCATCGGGAATCTCAACCTCACCCAGGCCCAACAAAGGGGCCTGATCTTGGCTTTGCAGAGGTCAGTGGACGACACCAGCCAGGCCATCCAGAAGATCCGCAATGACTTCCAGAGCATAGAGCAGACGGCCAGGCAGACTAAGTCGGACGCTGATTGGCTGCGGGAGAAGGTGCAGAACCTCCAGGTGCTGGCCTCCAACGCCTCTGTCCTGGCCAAGGCCAACAACGACATTCTGGAGGACGTGGGTTCTCAGCTGGCCTCGCTGTCCGGACAGCTGCAGAACACCTCCAGCCTGGCGGAGAACCACGACCAGACCCTCAGGGAGATCATGGACCAGCAGAGGGACCATGACAACCTCACCTCCTCCAAGTTCGACCAGCTGGAGATACGCCTGGACGAGTCGGAGGGGAGCATCGACCGTGTGACGGGCAACATCAGCTTTACAACCCAACTCCTGGGCGCCATCAATCTCAACCTCAACGAGCTGCGCACCTGCGCTGAAACAGTGGGACGCCACTCCGACTACCTGGCTGACCTGAACTCCACGGTTTTGGACGTGAGGTCGGACACCACCACACTGAGGTCGCAGCAGGACGACCTGGCGGCCCGCCTCGACAAGGAGGTCACCAGCCTCTCCATAGTCATGGAGGAGATGAAACTGGTGGACAGCAAGCACTCACAGCTAATCACCAACTTCACCATTCTCCAGG GTCCACCTGGTCCCAGAGGCCCGCGGGGAGACAAAGGACCCCAGGGAGCGGCCGGTCAGGCTGGTCagaagggggagaaaggggaTAAAGGTGGGCCTGGGGTGCAGGGGCTCCGTGGAGAGAAGGGATCTCCAGGACCACTGGGACTAACAGGTTCCAGAGGTCAACAAGGCTCACGGGGCAACCCAGGTTCAAAGGGCTCCCGAGGGTCAGGCGGCAGGGCAGGACCTCCGGGGGCGAAGGGTGAGCCAGGAACGGCTGGGCTCCTTGGGAGAGACGGACAGCCCGGTCCTCAGGGGCCCCAGGGCCCGCCGGGAGACCTAGGACAGGTGGGGCCAGCTGGGGTACAGGGACCCAGGGGAGCGATGGGGCCTGTGGGGGCCCCAGGGCCACCTGGACTACCAGGACATCCTGCCCGAcctgcagcagtagcagcagtgccTTTGGCCTATGTCTCTCTGAAGAGTGACTTCCCCGCCCCTACAGTGTTGGCCCCAG GTTGTCCTCATGAGTGGGTTGGCTTCAGAGACAAATGCTACCACTTCTCCAGGGAGCTGCACAACTTTGACGATGCAAAGAAAAGCTGTGATGCCCAGACTGCGTCAATGGTGATCATTAACGACATAGCTGAACAG AAATGGCTGCAGAAGCAGACCTCTGGAAAGGGCTACTTCTGGATGGGTCTGACAGATAGGGAGAAGGAGAATGTTTGGCACTGGCTGGATGGAACTGAACCTGCCTTCAC GAAGTGGAAGCCGGGCCAGCCAGACAACTGGAGCCACGGgcatgagagaggagaggactgcgCAGGCCTCATCCACGAAGGACTGTGGAATGATTTCTTCTGTGAAGATCTCATCAGCTACATCTGCGAGAAAGCCATGGAGAGCT CAAAAACTCCAGGGTTATAG